Proteins found in one Nostoc sp. NIES-3756 genomic segment:
- the devC gene encoding ABC transporter permease DevC: protein MLTKMFKKTPLAWRQLMKEKTRLLVAVAGITFADMLMFIQMGFESALFDAAIKPHRSLQADLVLINPQFQTLFSVKSFSRERMYQALGYEGVESVSPVYIGTGQWRNPETRQDRAILVWGIDPAKSAFAIPEIQQSIDQIKQLNQVLFDQAGRPEYGAVGDIFKKTNNFQTELNSISVNVKGVFSNGASFAADGNVIASDSTFLRLFPERKPDRIEVGLITLKPGVDAEKVRSQLAANLPNDVKVLTPEGFAQTEKEYWATGTGIGFIFGMGVGVGFIVGIVIVYQILYSDVSDHLPEYATLKAMGYTDRYLLVALLQEALLLAFFGYLPAYIFSFGLYQLTYAATMLPIAMKLDRAINVFILTVIMCSVSGAIAMRKLRSADPADVF from the coding sequence AGAAAACGCCGCTTGCATGGCGGCAGTTAATGAAAGAAAAGACTCGTCTATTAGTGGCAGTGGCAGGTATTACCTTTGCCGATATGCTGATGTTTATCCAAATGGGATTTGAGAGTGCATTATTTGATGCAGCTATCAAACCTCATCGCAGTTTACAAGCAGATTTGGTGTTGATTAATCCTCAATTTCAAACGCTATTTTCTGTGAAAAGCTTTTCTCGTGAACGCATGTATCAGGCGTTAGGTTATGAGGGTGTAGAATCAGTCAGTCCTGTATATATTGGCACAGGACAATGGCGGAATCCTGAAACTCGTCAGGATAGGGCTATTTTAGTATGGGGTATTGATCCAGCAAAATCTGCATTTGCAATTCCCGAAATTCAACAAAGTATCGATCAAATTAAACAGTTAAATCAAGTTCTATTCGATCAGGCAGGTCGTCCAGAATACGGTGCTGTGGGTGATATTTTCAAAAAAACAAACAATTTTCAGACAGAATTGAATAGTATCAGCGTCAATGTCAAAGGAGTATTTAGTAATGGGGCTTCTTTTGCGGCTGATGGTAACGTTATTGCCAGTGATTCTACCTTTTTAAGACTATTTCCAGAACGCAAACCAGACCGGATCGAAGTAGGATTAATCACACTTAAGCCAGGGGTAGATGCAGAAAAAGTGCGATCGCAACTAGCAGCCAATTTACCCAATGATGTCAAAGTCTTAACACCAGAAGGGTTTGCCCAAACAGAAAAAGAATATTGGGCAACTGGTACAGGTATCGGCTTCATTTTCGGTATGGGTGTAGGTGTCGGCTTTATCGTTGGGATTGTGATTGTTTACCAAATTCTCTACTCCGACGTTTCCGATCACTTGCCAGAATACGCCACCCTCAAAGCAATGGGCTATACAGACCGCTATTTATTAGTAGCCCTACTGCAAGAAGCCTTATTACTTGCATTCTTTGGATATTTGCCAGCTTATATCTTCTCTTTTGGGCTGTATCAACTAACTTACGCTGCAACCATGCTGCCTATAGCTATGAAGCTAGACAGGGCAATTAATGTATTTATTCTTACCGTAATTATGTGTAGTGTTTCGGGTGCGATCGCTATGCGAAAACTCAGGTCTGCTGATCCGGCGGATGTGTTTTAG